Proteins encoded within one genomic window of Bombina bombina isolate aBomBom1 chromosome 1, aBomBom1.pri, whole genome shotgun sequence:
- the TMEM179 gene encoding transmembrane protein 179, giving the protein MADRLLRAQCGLYTAAFVCSVLAVVPLSQHRAGAQGRCLLFTEGVWLSLNNTQERDSFSVEEWGPSSACTFSLLSGLLSLLGSGALAWRAGHGLWRGREDSLFYAFMNLLISSFVVFIIFIASTIVSVGFNMWCNSITEKGSLPSSCEELQDKDLDLNLTHTSFYDQFAVAQFGLWAAWITWLGTTVLSFLKVYHNCRQEDLLDSLIHEKELLIGSASHHSVQEEKSVLI; this is encoded by the exons ATGGCGGACAGACTACTCCGTGCTCAGTGCGGCCTGTACACCGCGGCCTTTGTTTGCAGCGTGCTGGCCGTAGTGCCGCTGTCCCAGCACCGTGCGGGAGCTCAGGGCCGCTGCCTGCTCTTCACGGAGGGCGTGTGGCTGAGCCTGAACAACACGCAGGAGCGGGACAGCTTCTCGGTGGAGGAGTGGGGCCCCAGCTCGGCCTGTACCTTCAGCCTCCTCTCCGGACTGCTGTCCCTGCTGGGCTCCGGGGCCCTCGCCTGGCGGGCCGGGCATGGACTGTGGCGGGGCCGGGAAGA CTCTTTGTTTTATGCCTTCATGAATCTGCTGATCAGTTCCTTTGTGGTTTTTATCATCTTTATTGCCAGTACGATTGTAAGTGTTGGCTTTAATATGTGGTGCAATTCCATTACAGAAAAAGGAAGTTTGCCCAGCAG CTGTGAGGAACTGCAGGACAAAGACCTGGATCTTAACTTAACACACACTTCTTTCTATGATCAGTTTGCTGTTGCTCAG TTTGGACTGTGGGCTGCTTGGATCACATGGCTAGGAACAACCGTCCTATCCTTCCTGAAAGTGTATCATAACTGCAGACAGGAGGACTTGCTGGACAGCCTGATACATGAGAAGGAACTGCTGATTGGATCTGCCTCACATCACTCTGTGCAGGAAGAGAAAAGTGTTTTGATTTGA